Genomic window (Ureibacillus composti):
TATTATCACAAGAGTAGTGGGAAAAGGAGATTTTTTTTACTTTTAACAAAGATAATAAATTATTTACAATTTAAAACCCTTATACCCATTATTCCTGACATCAGTAAGTATTTTTAGTGGTGGTAGGGAACTAATTTGGATAGGTGTTTGTATAATATGGATGAGGGGGTGGGGGAAATCGGATTTCATTTGTACGATCCTGTTCATCTTGGATGGATCGTCGGTATTGGGATTATTACGTTCATAACGGCCTCATGTTATCTTCGGACATCGAATGAAAGGTTAATAGGAATGAATAAAGTATTTGCTATTACACTAATTGGTTTAGAAATGACAAAGAATATTCATCTTCTAATTGTAATGGATACGTTTAGCATAAAAGATTTGCCCTTGCATTTATGTAGTTTCTCCATGTTAATAATTCTTTTGAATGCATTTAAACCTTCCACACTCAATTTTGAACTGTTATATGCACTCGTACTTCCAGGTGCACTTGCAGCATTGTTGTTTCCAAATTGGACGACATTACCTACATTTTCTTACCTTCATAATCACAGTTTTATTTACCATGCAATGTTAATCATATATCCTCTTTGCTTACTCTTCTGCGGGCGTATAAAACCGAATTATCGCCAGTTGCCGAAAGTCTCACTTTTTTTAATAGCGCTCGCGACTCCTATTTATATTTTCAATAAGCTATTTTCTGTGAATTTTATGTTTCTTAACGCTCCATCTCCTGGTTCACCACTTGTTTATTTTGAACAGTGGCTAGGGAATCCAGGATATTTACTTGGCTTTGCGGGATTGATTGCCTTTGTCTGGTTTCTTATGTATGTACCATTTTTCTTTAAAAATCGAAAAGATTGAAGCAATAAATGCTCCTCCAAGAAGGAATCCAATTGAGACTGGAAGCCAAGCCGGAAGACTTCGAGTTTCCGCCATTTCTAGGGCAGGAGAAAGTAGGGACCAGAAACTAGCAGCAATCATAACTCCTCCCGCAAACCCTAGCATGCCATCTAAAAACTTTTGATTAAACGTTTTTGTTGTGAATACTAAGGCTGCTCCGAGTGCTGTCATACCCCAAGTAAATAACGTTGCAATGATTACTTGGAAAATTGGATCAAGTCCTAAAATAAAATCAATCATAAAAACACCCCATTTTTACTACGCAATTTTCTGTTCTGACAAAGAGTTTCCTTAGGTAAAAATATAACTCCATACTATGTAATAGTCAAAATATGTTTTTTATATCAGGATTAGTTGTCCTTTTACATAACTTTTACAAATGATAATTAGCTTTCTTGTTTGATAAGAAAAAAAGAGGAGGCAAAATTTTTTATCTCCATATTTTTTCTAGAGATTGGTTATTACTAGAAAAGATAGGAGTGAGTTTTAGTGAGCAGATATCCAACAAAAGTAGCGACAAGCTTTTTTGTTGTTGTTTTCATTTCAGAGTTATGTTTAATTTTCTATTTATACCAGATAACCATGAACCTCATGATAGAAGAAGAGTATTCACGTTTATTAGAATATGGTGCAAATCATCGAGATGTGCTTGTCGAAAATTATTCCCCTCAAACAATCCGGCATATTGTTCTGATGGAAGAGGAAAAGGACCGGGATATCATCATCACGGATCAGACAGGAGAAATCATTCGTAGTTCAGAAAACATTAAATTACTCGAAAACAACCTTCCATTAGTAAAAGAAATAAAAGAAGAAAAAGATCAAATGCTGATTTCTGATTGGAAAACCTCCCCGTATCTAGTGAGTGTGCACCCATATGAAGTTGATGAAACAATATCAGGCTATGTGGCCATGTTTCTAGGAACGAGTTCTATTCATCAAATGGTGAAAATGATCAATACTCATTTTGCAATTGCTGGGGCATCTAGTTTAATCATTCAATTGATGATGTACATTGTGTCATTAAAATTATTAGCACGTTTTACAAAAAGGGAAGATGTAAATGAATGAAAAGTTCAATCCCGCGAATCTGTTAGCATCGCCTCTAAAAGGGGAAGTGCCATTCAACTTCCACCATTTAATTGAAAAATGGCTTATTCTACTAAATCCTTGTTACAATTAAACTTAATATAAAGCTTTGTATAACTCTCTCCTTCTAAGCGTGGGGGATTTGCGCAAAGCTGAAATGAGGTAGATCTTTTGTTAAAAGCAACAATTTTATTTGTGCTAGCGGGGTTAGCTGAAATTGGTGGGGGTTATCTTATATGGCAGTGGCTAAGAGAAGATCGGCCAGTAGTTTGGGGGCTTATTGGAGGAATTGCTTTAGTATTGTATGGAGTCATCGCAACCTTCCAGTCATTCCCATCCTTTGGCCGAGTATACGCTGCCTATGGAGGAGTCTTTATTGTCCTGTCAGTTTTATGGGGCTGGGGGATCGATAAAAAAACGCCTGATTTATATGATTGGCTTGGCGCCGCAATCTGTTTAGTTGGAGTAGGGGTAATACTTTTAGCACCAAGACAATAATTAGTCACTACATAATTAAATTGAAGAAAGTATATATTAATTTGAGCAGGAAAAAATATTATTTCAAATGCATTGACATACCCCTTGAGGGTACCATATACTGTGTGTAAGAAGTGGAGGTTGATGTAACTGGAGAACGAAATTCAAGAAACAACAGAGTCTCAAGCGAATTGTAGAAAAAGTCATCATCCAGAACCAATTAAAAAAGATTTAACAAATCGACTGAATCGAATTGAAGGTCAAATTCGTGGAATAAAAGGCATGATTGAAAAAGATGTATATTGTGATGATATTATTACACAGTTAGCTGCGACTCAATCCGCATTAAACAGCGTAGCCAAAGTTCTTTTACAAGGGCACTTAAAAGGATGCGTTGTGGATCGTCTATCTGAAGGCGATGAAGAAGTACTTGATGAATTACTCGTAACTATTCAAAAATTAATGCGTAAATAGAGGAATTTAAAAGTAGGGCAAAAATTTTTTAATTAAAATATACCCCTATATAGTATAAAATCATAAAAGGAGAATTCGAATATGGAGAACGTAACATTAAACGTAAAAGGTATGTCATGTGGTCATTGTGTGAAAGCGGTAGAAGGTAGCGTAGGTGCATTAAAGGGTATTGAAAAAGTTGCTGTAGACCTACAGGCAGGTAAAGTAAATGTTGAATTCGATCAACAACAAGTAACAGTTGATCAAATTAAAGAAGCAATCGACGATCAAGGATATGACGTTGAATAACTTGATGTATTAAGAAGAACTTTCACGTCCCACGAGGGGGCATATTTTTAAAGTCTCCATAATTGTAAATTATTAACTTAAGTGTTATGAATAGATGGTAATCATCTATCAATAACACTTTCTTTTACAAATTCCATATACCCTTACGAGGTATATTTTAATAGAGGTGTAATTCTATTATGACAAATATGGCAAAGCAAACAAAAGAAGCGAGTCTCCAAATTACCGGTATGACTTGCGCGGCTTGTGCAACGAGAATTGAAAAAGGCCTCAATAAATTGGAGGGTGTAGAAGAAGCAACGGTGAATCTCGCCCTCGAAAAATCGACAATTAAATATGACCCGGAAAAGGTAACGGAAAAAGAGTTTGAAGAGAAAATCCATCATCTTGGATACGGGGTCGTCAAAGAGAAAAAGGAATTCGCTATTACAGGGATGACCTGTGCAGCCTGTGCGACAAGAATTGAAAAAGGCTTAAACAAAATCGAAGGGGTTTCCCTTGCTACAGTTAACTTAGCACTCGAAAATGCAACAGTAGAATATAATCCTTCAGATGTATCCGTATCAGATATTATCGCGCGTGTAGAAAAGTTAGGATATGGGGCACATATTAAGGATCATGAACAAGATGCAATCGATTATCGGGAGCAAGAAATCAAAAAGAAAACACGTAAATTTATCATATCAGCTATACTTTCTTTACCACTGTTATGGACGATGGTTGGGCATTTTTCATTTACTTCGTTCATTTACGTACCCGAATTATTAATGAATCCCTGGGTTCAAATGATTTTGGCTACACCAGTTCAATTTATTATTGGCTGGCATTTTTACGTGAGTGCCTATAAAGCTTTAAGAAATCAAAGTGCAAATATGGATGTTCTAGTCGTGATGGGTACATCTGCAGCTTACTTTTATAGTGTCTACCAGGCGTTCCTTGCAAATGGTGATCTTCATCATATGCCACAGCTTTATTTCGAAACAAGTGCGGTATTGATTACCTTGATTTTATTAGGCAAACTTTTTGAGGCAAGAGCAAAAGGGCGATCATCAGAAGCCATTAAAAAATTAATGGGCCTACAAGCAAAAACAGCACTTGTACTTCGAGATGGGGTGGAGAAGGAAATCCCACTTGAAGAAGTAGTGGTAGGCGATACTATTCTCGTTAAACCTGGTGAAAAAATCCCAGTTGATGGCGAGGTTATTGAAGGAAATACAGCGATTGATGAATCAATGTTAACAGGTGAAAGTTTACCGGTCGATAAATCAATTGGTGATATTGCTTTTGGTTCAACGATTAATCGTAATGGTTTTATAAAAATGAAAGCAACAAAAATTGGTCGTGACACAGCTTTATCTCAAATCATTAAAGTGGTGGAAGATGCACAAGGCTCTAAGGCTCCAATACAACGTTTAGCTGATAATATTTCGGGGATCTTTGTTCCAATCGTTATTGGAATTGCATTAGTTACGTATATGATTTGGTTGCTATTTATTACTCCAGGTGATTTTGGTGCTGCTTTAGAAGCGTTAATTGCGGTCCTTGTTATTGCGTGTCCGTGTGCCCTTGGTTTAGCAACACCTACATCCATTATGGCTGGTTCAGGTCGTGCTGCAGAATTCGGCATTCTCTTTAAAGGTGGCGAATATCTAGAACAAACTCACCACATTAACACCGTCATAGTGGATAAAACTGGAACAGTGACAAATGGTAAACCGGAGTTAACAGACGTATTAGTTGCTGAAAATTTAAGTGAACGTATTTTCCTATCATTTATTGGATCAGCTGAGAAACAATCTGAACACCCGTTAGCAGAAGCAATTGTAAAAGGAATAGAGCAACAGGGCATCAAACTTCGTGAAGTAAAAGAGTTCGAAGCTCTTCCAGGCTACGGAGTAAAAGCAAAGGTAAACCAAAAGGAAATATTAGTAGGAACACGAAAATTAATGGATATCTATGGAATAGATATTTCACAGGTTTTACCTGTCATGGAAGCATTTGAAGCGGAAGGGAAAACAGCCATGGTTGCAAGCATTGATGGAGAATATGCAGGCTTAGTCGCTGTAGCTGATACATTAAAAGAAACGTCGAAAAAGGCAATCCACCGACTTCAAAATATGGGAATCGAAGTGATTATGATGACAGGTGACAACGAACGAACTGCTCGAGCGATTGCTGAACAAGTTGGGATCTCGAAGGTCATTGCGGAAGTTTTACCAGAGGGGAAAGCGGAAGAAATTAAAAACCTTCAAGCTTCAGGTAAAAAAGTAGCTATGGTCGGAGATGGCATTAATGATGCACCAGCCCTAGCAGTTGCCGATATTGGGATGGCGATTGGTACTGGAACTGATGTTGCTATGGAAGCCGCTGATATTACATTAATTCGGGGCGACTTAAATAGTATTGCAGATGCCATTATTATGAGTCACAAAACAATGAGAAACATTAAGCAAAATCTATTTTGGGCATTCGGCTACAACGTACTAGGCATACCAATTGCAGCGGCTGGTTTCCTCGCACCGTGGGTAGCTGGTGCAGCAATGGCTTTTAGTTCAGTATCTGTTGTATTAAACGCCTTACGTCTGCAAAAAGTGAAATTAGATAAATAAAAAGGGAGAAACGATGAGCCGTGAACTGCTCATCGTTTTTTTACGTTCTTTAGGTGTGATGAAGAGGAAAATGCATGTGAGATAAGATGAAAACCCTCTTTATCGGCTGATTGATGAAGACCTGATTGTTCCTAATCTAAGCGAATTTGCGTCTTCAACGGCTTGATGAAGACCTGATTGTTCCTAATCTAAGCGAATTTGCGTCTTCAACGGCTTGATGAAGACCTGATTGTTCCTAATCTAAGCGAATTTGCGTCTTCAACGGCTTGATGAAGACCTGATTGTTCCTAATCTAAGCAAGTTTGTGTCTTCATCGGCTTGATGAAGACCTGATTGTTCCTAATCTAAGCGAATTTGCGTCTTCAACGGCTTGATGAAGACCTGATTGTTCCTAATCTAAGCAAGTTTGTGTCTTCATCGGCTTGATGAAGACCTGATTGTTTCTAATCTAAGCGAATTTGCGTCTTCATCGGCTTGATGAAGACCTGATTGTTCCTAATCTAAGCGAATTTGCGTCTTCAACGGCTTGATGAAGACCTGATTGTTACTAATCTAAGCAAGTTTGTGTCTTCATCGGCTTGATGAAGACCTGATTGTTTCTAATCTAAGCGAATTTGCGTCTTCAACGGCTTGATGAAGACCTGATTGTTCCTAATCTAAGCAAGTTTGTGTCTTCAACGGCTTGATGAAGACCTGATTGTTTCTGTTCTATACAAGTTTGTGTCTTCATCAGGATAATGAAGACACTTTTCCTTAGCTTCTAGCCGATTTTTGGTCTTCATCAGCTCGATAAATTTCGAAACACTCAACCAAGACACTCAAAATGAACTTCATCAAGCAAATAATAGGCAGCATAGTAAGTGAAATTGCATTGCATTTTCCCCAACCAACTAGAAGCTCACATAAGAATACGCCATACGTATTTCTCCCAAAAATAGGCGATGCCCTTTAAACCCTTTTTATGAATAGAATGAATTTTTATGCTCATCCTTTAAATTAAAGCATGGATTTTTTCGAACTAATTATTCAGGAAAAAATCTCGACATGTAACATTAGGAGGATTCGGATGACAAACAAATTTTTGATGATTGCAATGTCACTCATTGCAACTTTTACACTTGCGGCTTGTGGGACTAATGATACGACTAAAGGTGATACAACAGAAAATGGTACGGATGCCACTAATAATAACGACGAGATGAATAAAGAAGTCGGAGAAAATATGGATGGGAATAAATATGAAAATGGACAAGCTATTGGCACTACATCGGGTGACATTCCAGAAGGATTAAAGGAAGCGGAAAACCCAAAATTTGCTATAGGCGATAAAGTCATCATCAATGCTGCACATATGGATGGAATGGAAGGGGCAGAAGGAACAATCGTTGGTGCATATGAAACAACAGTTTATTCAGTATCCTATACTCCGACTACAGGCGATGACTTTCAAGAAAACCATAAATGGGTCGTGAAAGAGGAAATAGATCCAGTAGACGATAAAGATGTAGAAACGCTTAATCAGGGTGCAGAAGTTATTATTAACTCCGATCGTGAAGAAGGAATGCTAGGTGCAAAAGGAGAAATCGATACGTCCGAAGACACGATCGTATATATGGTTGATTTTAAAGAAACAACGGGTGAAGAGGTAAAGAACTACCAGTGGTTAAAAGAAAGTGAATTATCAGCTCCATAAACAATCAATGTCCATTTAGATGAATTTATTCTGAATGGGCATTTTTCTTTAAGATAAATAAAAAAGTCGGCTTTATTTTGCCGACTGCATTGATATTAGCGTTGTGAGCTAATAATTGGCTATTGAATTGATCCTGTACTTTTAATACCGGCCATAACTTTTATATTAACTTTCGAATTTTTGTATGCTTCATCCCATTCGCTAGGACTCATTCGCTTGTTATGAAGTGTATTAGACTTATAAGCTACACCAAATCCGATCGGGTCATACCCCGCATTCAGCATCTTTGTAAAAAAGTCGGAAAATTTTTCTTTGGTCTCAGCTTCTACCATTTCGCTATACTGAGGTAATTGCTGATTTGACATTGTATTTTTAGATTCTGAAATATACCCGAATAATTCAATATCTATATTCAATTTAATTTGTTGCTGAGCATCAACCTTCACTTTATATGTTGAATTGATATTATCAATTTTTGCAATAAAATGTTGATTGTCTTCATCAATAACTAAATCAGTAACATCTAAATTCCGTGTCAGCATGTTAAAAATCAACGTATCTAGTGAACTAAGTTCGTGGGGCTTTTTGTCATGATCCAATACAATGGATTTATTTACTTCGAAATGTTCCTCTTCCTTATTAATTTCAATAAGTGGTAGGATTGGATCGATTCCACTTTCCAACATCTTTCTTCGGAAATCAAATAAGTAAGTCGTTACAATGTATGGACTATCCGTCCCGTTATGATCAAAGTAGTTGAATAATGCAGGATATGCAGCTGTTTCGCTTTGAGGGACCAATTTTACAATTTCTTCTGCTGAAGGTCTCCCTATTGCAAGCCAAGAAATCATTTGAATATCAGGCCTTCTTAGTAAAAAATCCATAATTTCTTTACTTTTGTTGGCATTTAGTAGTTCTTCACCAATTACTATAAGCTTTGAATGACCAAAATCTACTTCTTTGTCAGAATGCGTTTCCAATATACGAATCGCTTCAGTTAGTGTTTTCCCATTTTGCGTGAGGTAAGTATATTCAGGCTTAGGTGATTGTTTAAAAGAACTAGTTGGCACATAAAGCTTTAAGGTTACTTTATACGGCTTTTCAGGGTCATCCGAGAGGTCGATACCAATCATAGAAACAAATACATCTTTATCGATATCTTTAAATTCACCACAACCAGATAGCACAGAAAGGATTAAAATGATTAGCAGAAAAAACTGCTTAATTTTGTTCCGCTTTTTTAACATTTTTCATCCTCCTTTTTATAAAGAAAAACAAAATGAGCATCATTGGGAAGAAAATAATTAGTATATTGTAAAAAATGCTGGAAAATCGAAACAATTGATACTCATCGAGTAGACGGACAAAATATAAAGAGACTCCAATATAAAATGGAATTGGAAGGAAAACTCCAAATTTAAATCCTTTAAATTTGAATTTTTCGAAGTTGAATACATATTTCAGTAATTCAATTGATACATGCCAGTGAATAAGGATACTTAAAAATGCAATCCCTAAATAGAACAGTAAAAAAATGAATAGAACACGTTCAATCAAAGAGAATTTCATTCTTAATGAGTCGCTTGTAGTAATCCAAGGGTAAACAAGTTCACCGATACCTTCAACGCCATTAAAACCAATAGGAATAAAATAAGTGGTGAATAATGTCATAATAGAGATCGCAACAATTAACGTGAGCTGCTTAAATCCAAAATTTTGTTTGTTTTTAAAAAAACGGTTAAAGATAATGAGATTAGCGCTCCCAAGAAATAAGAAGAAGCAAGCGGAGAAGGCATTCAGATTGGGGAATTGATTAAAATATAACGCTGCTTCTTTTACAAATTCCCATCTCAAATTTTCATTCGTGTAGGCTTTTATGAAAACTAATATTGTTAAAGGAACGGTTAACAACAAAATAATTTCAATTGTATAGAACACTCGATCCGTTTTCATTAGACATCCAAAAATTACAGCAAGGAGAATGGTTAAGCTAATTTGAATAATGGGCATTTCTGGTGTCAAATAACGGATGAGAAGAAATGTATAAGTAATTAATGTAATCATTCCAGCGATAAACCACGTAATCGCTAAAAATAAAATGAAAGGATTATAGAACCATTTTGCGGTAGTTTTTTGCAATAATTCCGGTAATGTCATTCCAGGAAAATGATTAAAAAAACGTGTAAAGTAAAATACAAGTATGGGACCTAATACTACCGCAAAGATCATCGCAGAAACAGCCCCATCATCATGAAAGTGCAAGAGAATTGCAGGGACTGAAGCAATGACATTGGCAATCATATTAATTAAAACTAAGTAGTAATAATATCTACTCAAGCCTGTCCCTCCGAACTTTTCTTGGCTTTCTGGTAATTGAATAATCTAAGATAGGGTTCTCCAAAACTATCCAAATAAACCAAATACATGATTAACCCATATAATCCTAATGTTAGACCAGCCAAACCAAATACACTTGTGATTAACAATAAAATTAATCGCACAATACGTATAGTAAATGCCAATTCATTGACAGGAATAACAAATGTTGAAATGGCCACTGCTGAAACGATTATGACCATAATATTCGATGCAAGTGCTGCTTCAGTAACAGCTGTTCCTAGGATTAGACCACCTACTGTAGTTGCTGTAGCACTAACGACTTTAGGTAGTCGGATACTCGCCTCTAATAAAAGTTCCATAAAGAACAACATAAAAAGCACTTCGACAAAGGAAGAAAATGGTACGCCAATACGACTTCCAGCTACGGTTAAAGCCAATTCAGTTCTAAACACTTCCGGTGCGAAAGATGTAATACCTACATACAATCCTGGCAGAAGAATGCTGACAAATAATCCAGCATATCGGAGGATCCTTACAAATAGTGAAATGAATAAGGTGTGGTAATTATCCTCCATGGTAGTCATGAAGTCGAAAAATACAGCAGGTGCTATCAAAGATTGGGCATTACCGTCCAAGATAAGGGCGATTTTTCCACCAGCAATATTATAGACAATACGATCAGGACGTTCTGTCATCAGCATTTGAGGGAACAAGGAAAAACGCTTATCATTTAAGTAATTATTCAATTCAGTGGATGCAGAAATCACTTGTTGATCGAGCTGTTGAAGTTTTTGTTTAATAATTTCTAATGCCTTCTTATTCACATGCTCTTTATCGTAAATAATCGCGATCTTTTGTTGATTGACTTCACCTTTCGTAAAATATTCGATGGATAAAGAAGCTTGATGATAATAGGAACGTATTAAATTAATATTCGTCATTAAATTTTCACTTAGTGCTATATTCGAACCATGAATGGTCGTTTCTACTGAAGTAGTTGAAACTTGATTGTTCGTGGCTAATTGCAAATCGATTAAATACAAGTCATGTTGAATGACAATCAACGTATGTCCATTTGTCACTTCTAATACAGCTTGTTCTTTTGACTCAGCCTTTTGAAACTGCGGTAAAGCAATTAAATAAGCTTTGAACTGATTTTCGTTAGCCATTTCAAAAAAAGGCTTAATAATCAACTTTTGAAGTAATTCCTGATCTATAAGTGACTTTACATAAAATAGCAAGGCATATTTATTATCATAATCTAAGGTCTTTTGTGTTAATTCAGTTGTATTCTCGAATTGCTTTCTAATCCACAAAAGAATCTCCTCTGAAGACATTTTTTACCTCCGATCATGCAAAATATTTAATAACTTTATTAGGTTATCCAATAATGGCTATACAATTCATTACTACCAATACAATCTAAATGAAAGCCAATTTAACCATATAATTCAATATTAAAGTAACCACCCATAAATAA
Coding sequences:
- a CDS encoding GerAB/ArcD/ProY family transporter translates to MSRYYYYLVLINMIANVIASVPAILLHFHDDGAVSAMIFAVVLGPILVFYFTRFFNHFPGMTLPELLQKTTAKWFYNPFILFLAITWFIAGMITLITYTFLLIRYLTPEMPIIQISLTILLAVIFGCLMKTDRVFYTIEIILLLTVPLTILVFIKAYTNENLRWEFVKEAALYFNQFPNLNAFSACFFLFLGSANLIIFNRFFKNKQNFGFKQLTLIVAISIMTLFTTYFIPIGFNGVEGIGELVYPWITTSDSLRMKFSLIERVLFIFLLFYLGIAFLSILIHWHVSIELLKYVFNFEKFKFKGFKFGVFLPIPFYIGVSLYFVRLLDEYQLFRFSSIFYNILIIFFPMMLILFFFIKRRMKNVKKAEQN
- a CDS encoding Ger(x)C family spore germination protein; its protein translation is MLKKRNKIKQFFLLIILILSVLSGCGEFKDIDKDVFVSMIGIDLSDDPEKPYKVTLKLYVPTSSFKQSPKPEYTYLTQNGKTLTEAIRILETHSDKEVDFGHSKLIVIGEELLNANKSKEIMDFLLRRPDIQMISWLAIGRPSAEEIVKLVPQSETAAYPALFNYFDHNGTDSPYIVTTYLFDFRRKMLESGIDPILPLIEINKEEEHFEVNKSIVLDHDKKPHELSSLDTLIFNMLTRNLDVTDLVIDEDNQHFIAKIDNINSTYKVKVDAQQQIKLNIDIELFGYISESKNTMSNQQLPQYSEMVEAETKEKFSDFFTKMLNAGYDPIGFGVAYKSNTLHNKRMSPSEWDEAYKNSKVNIKVMAGIKSTGSIQ
- a CDS encoding spore germination protein; amino-acid sequence: MSSEEILLWIRKQFENTTELTQKTLDYDNKYALLFYVKSLIDQELLQKLIIKPFFEMANENQFKAYLIALPQFQKAESKEQAVLEVTNGHTLIVIQHDLYLIDLQLATNNQVSTTSVETTIHGSNIALSENLMTNINLIRSYYHQASLSIEYFTKGEVNQQKIAIIYDKEHVNKKALEIIKQKLQQLDQQVISASTELNNYLNDKRFSLFPQMLMTERPDRIVYNIAGGKIALILDGNAQSLIAPAVFFDFMTTMEDNYHTLFISLFVRILRYAGLFVSILLPGLYVGITSFAPEVFRTELALTVAGSRIGVPFSSFVEVLFMLFFMELLLEASIRLPKVVSATATTVGGLILGTAVTEAALASNIMVIIVSAVAISTFVIPVNELAFTIRIVRLILLLITSVFGLAGLTLGLYGLIMYLVYLDSFGEPYLRLFNYQKAKKSSEGQA
- the copZ gene encoding copper chaperone CopZ; translated protein: MENVTLNVKGMSCGHCVKAVEGSVGALKGIEKVAVDLQAGKVNVEFDQQQVTVDQIKEAIDDQGYDVE
- a CDS encoding YnfA family protein produces the protein MLKATILFVLAGLAEIGGGYLIWQWLREDRPVVWGLIGGIALVLYGVIATFQSFPSFGRVYAAYGGVFIVLSVLWGWGIDKKTPDLYDWLGAAICLVGVGVILLAPRQ
- a CDS encoding metal-sensing transcriptional repressor encodes the protein MENEIQETTESQANCRKSHHPEPIKKDLTNRLNRIEGQIRGIKGMIEKDVYCDDIITQLAATQSALNSVAKVLLQGHLKGCVVDRLSEGDEEVLDELLVTIQKLMRK
- a CDS encoding heavy metal translocating P-type ATPase is translated as MAKQTKEASLQITGMTCAACATRIEKGLNKLEGVEEATVNLALEKSTIKYDPEKVTEKEFEEKIHHLGYGVVKEKKEFAITGMTCAACATRIEKGLNKIEGVSLATVNLALENATVEYNPSDVSVSDIIARVEKLGYGAHIKDHEQDAIDYREQEIKKKTRKFIISAILSLPLLWTMVGHFSFTSFIYVPELLMNPWVQMILATPVQFIIGWHFYVSAYKALRNQSANMDVLVVMGTSAAYFYSVYQAFLANGDLHHMPQLYFETSAVLITLILLGKLFEARAKGRSSEAIKKLMGLQAKTALVLRDGVEKEIPLEEVVVGDTILVKPGEKIPVDGEVIEGNTAIDESMLTGESLPVDKSIGDIAFGSTINRNGFIKMKATKIGRDTALSQIIKVVEDAQGSKAPIQRLADNISGIFVPIVIGIALVTYMIWLLFITPGDFGAALEALIAVLVIACPCALGLATPTSIMAGSGRAAEFGILFKGGEYLEQTHHINTVIVDKTGTVTNGKPELTDVLVAENLSERIFLSFIGSAEKQSEHPLAEAIVKGIEQQGIKLREVKEFEALPGYGVKAKVNQKEILVGTRKLMDIYGIDISQVLPVMEAFEAEGKTAMVASIDGEYAGLVAVADTLKETSKKAIHRLQNMGIEVIMMTGDNERTARAIAEQVGISKVIAEVLPEGKAEEIKNLQASGKKVAMVGDGINDAPALAVADIGMAIGTGTDVAMEAADITLIRGDLNSIADAIIMSHKTMRNIKQNLFWAFGYNVLGIPIAAAGFLAPWVAGAAMAFSSVSVVLNALRLQKVKLDK
- a CDS encoding DUF1541 domain-containing protein; translation: MTNKFLMIAMSLIATFTLAACGTNDTTKGDTTENGTDATNNNDEMNKEVGENMDGNKYENGQAIGTTSGDIPEGLKEAENPKFAIGDKVIINAAHMDGMEGAEGTIVGAYETTVYSVSYTPTTGDDFQENHKWVVKEEIDPVDDKDVETLNQGAEVIINSDREEGMLGAKGEIDTSEDTIVYMVDFKETTGEEVKNYQWLKESELSAP